The Terriglobia bacterium genome has a window encoding:
- a CDS encoding (Fe-S)-binding protein has product MSGKIRLNDMARKDGRPLAHLENEDLMPLPDPLGDHALDPSWAPLSEQVRKRSECILDDTCVVNVPQPKSKQEEDELIRKFVSGLEKLFTKENNWTFLQPLLLTMENCTRCQTCSEACHIYEASGNNELYRPTYRSEVLRRLYFKFVRKGGLLSAWQHGDIALNWPLIARLIELSYRCNLCRRCAQTCPIGADNGLVAHELRKLFSQEMGIAAKEIHDHGSMVQLKVGSSTGMNSIVVKDNIEFIDQEMTEKTGIKVETPWDVEGAEVLLIHNAGEIMAWPENPGAFAVILNAAGISWTLSSELAGYDSVNYGLWYDDAQFARVAIKHAEAAKKLGVKKIVLGECGHAHKSLSVVADRLLTGDLNIPRESSMTLLRDVVLNERIKLDPDRNNFPVTLHDPCNMVRLMGVVEPQREILRRICPRFREMEPHGVDNYCCGGGSGFAVMSGNNFVDWRLHVSGRKKLAQILNAFADCMDPSIPKYLCAPCSNCKGQFRDMLAYYDLWGKNRILYGGLVELIVNAMVGVNPGFIEWDWH; this is encoded by the coding sequence ATGAGCGGGAAGATCCGGCTGAACGACATGGCGCGCAAAGATGGCCGACCGCTTGCGCACCTGGAAAACGAAGACTTGATGCCACTGCCGGATCCCCTGGGCGACCACGCACTTGACCCTTCCTGGGCACCGCTTTCGGAGCAAGTCCGCAAGAGGAGCGAATGCATCCTCGACGATACCTGTGTGGTGAATGTGCCTCAGCCGAAGTCGAAGCAGGAAGAGGATGAACTGATCAGGAAGTTCGTGTCTGGGCTGGAAAAGCTCTTCACCAAGGAAAACAACTGGACCTTTCTTCAGCCGCTGCTCTTGACGATGGAAAACTGCACCCGCTGTCAAACCTGCTCGGAGGCCTGCCACATCTACGAGGCGAGTGGCAACAACGAACTGTATCGGCCCACGTATCGCTCGGAAGTTTTGCGACGCCTCTATTTCAAATTTGTCAGGAAGGGCGGCCTGCTTTCGGCCTGGCAGCATGGCGATATCGCTCTCAACTGGCCATTGATTGCCAGGCTGATCGAGCTGTCATATCGCTGCAACCTGTGCCGCAGATGTGCGCAGACATGCCCGATCGGCGCTGATAACGGCCTGGTCGCGCACGAGTTGAGGAAACTCTTCAGCCAGGAAATGGGAATCGCCGCGAAAGAGATCCACGACCACGGCTCGATGGTGCAGCTCAAAGTGGGCTCTTCCACGGGCATGAACTCCATTGTGGTCAAGGACAACATCGAGTTCATAGACCAGGAGATGACGGAGAAGACCGGCATCAAGGTGGAAACCCCCTGGGATGTGGAAGGGGCCGAAGTGCTGTTGATCCACAACGCCGGCGAGATCATGGCTTGGCCGGAGAATCCCGGTGCCTTCGCCGTGATACTGAATGCCGCGGGGATCTCCTGGACCCTTTCCTCCGAACTGGCCGGATATGACTCCGTCAACTACGGGCTCTGGTATGACGACGCGCAATTTGCCCGCGTTGCGATCAAGCACGCAGAGGCAGCAAAAAAACTGGGGGTCAAGAAAATCGTGCTGGGCGAATGCGGGCATGCCCACAAGTCGCTCTCCGTCGTCGCCGATCGGCTGCTGACGGGTGATCTCAACATCCCGCGCGAAAGCTCGATGACACTCCTGCGCGACGTCGTGCTGAACGAGCGCATCAAGCTGGATCCCGACCGCAACAATTTCCCCGTGACGCTGCACGACCCATGCAACATGGTGCGTCTCATGGGTGTGGTCGAACCGCAGCGCGAGATTCTGCGCAGGATCTGCCCGCGATTCCGGGAGATGGAGCCGCATGGGGTCGACAATTATTGCTGCGGGGGCGGAAGCGGGTTTGCCGTCATGAGCGGCAACAACTTCGTGGACTGGAGGTTGCACGTATCCGGCCGCAAGAAGCTCGCGCAGATACTGAACGCTTTTGCCGACTGCATGGATCCTTCAATCCCGAAATATCTCTGCGCTCCCTGCAGCAACTGCAAGGGGCAGTTCCGGGATATGCTGGCTTACTATGATCTCTGGGGAAAAAACAGGATTCTCTATGGCGGCCTGGTCGAACTGATCGTTAATGCCATGGTCGGTGTGAATCCTGGTTTCATCGAGTGGGATTGGCATTGA
- a CDS encoding respiratory nitrate reductase subunit gamma, whose translation MTVLLYLVVYAAALVFAGACIFRTVSYARTPIHLRWELYPVPHEDPERVKHGGSYFETLDWWTRPRQISLAGELRFMIVEIFFLKGLWEHNRRMWYRSFPFHFGLYLLIATLTFLAFGGALSVLAPTPIAVGVNGIIRLLIGLTGTAGSALATLGALGLLLRRMTDENLRIYTTVGDIFNLVCFLATLVVLAAGYLSRGSSSPDLLAISSGLLTFDVSLEIPMLLSAGLMLSAFLVAYVPLTHMSHFIAKFFTYHSVRWDDLPNRRGGELEPKIAESLTYRPTWAAPHLGADGRKTWAQVVAGKPASEAKK comes from the coding sequence ATGACGGTTCTGTTGTATCTGGTTGTTTACGCCGCTGCTTTGGTGTTTGCGGGCGCCTGCATATTCCGCACTGTCTCTTATGCGCGAACTCCTATCCACCTGCGTTGGGAGCTCTACCCGGTTCCCCACGAGGATCCCGAACGGGTGAAGCACGGCGGCTCGTATTTTGAGACTCTTGACTGGTGGACCCGGCCACGGCAGATCTCGCTCGCCGGCGAACTCAGGTTCATGATTGTCGAGATTTTCTTCCTGAAGGGGCTGTGGGAACACAACCGCAGGATGTGGTACCGCAGCTTCCCGTTCCATTTCGGCCTTTACCTGCTGATCGCGACCCTTACCTTCCTGGCGTTCGGTGGGGCTTTGTCCGTTCTCGCCCCGACGCCGATCGCAGTAGGGGTGAACGGCATCATCCGGCTTCTAATCGGGCTCACGGGAACGGCAGGTTCGGCCCTCGCCACCCTGGGTGCCCTTGGACTGCTGCTGCGCCGCATGACGGACGAAAATCTCAGGATTTACACGACGGTCGGGGACATCTTCAACCTGGTATGCTTTCTGGCCACGCTCGTAGTACTTGCCGCCGGCTATCTCTCGAGGGGATCGTCGTCACCCGACCTGCTGGCAATTTCGAGCGGTCTCCTGACATTCGATGTGAGCCTAGAGATACCCATGCTACTTAGCGCGGGACTTATGCTGTCGGCCTTCCTGGTCGCCTACGTGCCGCTGACGCACATGTCTCACTTCATCGCCAAATTCTTTACTTACCACTCAGTGCGCTGGGACGATCTCCCCAACCGCAGAGGCGGCGAATTGGAACCAAAGATCGCCGAGTCTCTGACCTATCGGCCGACATGGGCGGCTCCACACCTGGGCGCCGATGGACGGAAGACCTGGGCACAGGTGGTTGCCGGCAAGCCGGCGTCAGAGGCAAAAAAATGA
- a CDS encoding cobyrinate a,c-diamide synthase yields MSGDSGKTLLALSLLLTLRERGIEVRAFKKGPDYIDAAWLAWASGHSARNLDSYLMGFRGCTSSFMQSASASGLNVIEGNRGLYDGSDARGTHSTAELAKCLKAPILLIVNAGKTTRTVAAWVLGCQKLDPQAYVAGVILNRVSGARHESVLRDAIATECGLPVLGVLPTAAGDALLPARHLGLVMPDEHPRADELKMNLMNLAQGRLDLDRILALAGEAPTLESAGAISPDLPDARGIRVGFLIDSALSFYYPENLEILGQSGAALVPCSPLTATELPHPLDALYIGGGFPETHGASLAANADFLAALRRAALEGLPIYAECGGLMLLSQAIRWNEARYPMAGVFPFEVEVFSAPQGHGYVELLVDQPNPFFPDGIVIRGHEFHYSRIITESAAVTTACRVRRGTGCGQGRDGLFQGNVWASYTHLHALGTPEWAPGMLTAARQYRRRH; encoded by the coding sequence ATGTCCGGCGATTCGGGCAAGACTCTGCTCGCTCTCAGTCTCCTCCTGACGCTCCGGGAGCGCGGGATCGAGGTTCGCGCATTTAAGAAAGGCCCCGACTACATCGATGCTGCCTGGCTCGCCTGGGCCTCGGGCCATTCGGCGCGCAATCTCGACAGCTACCTTATGGGATTTCGTGGATGTACTTCTTCGTTTATGCAATCGGCCTCAGCGTCCGGGCTCAACGTCATCGAGGGCAATCGCGGTCTGTACGACGGTTCGGATGCACGAGGAACCCACAGCACGGCTGAACTAGCCAAGTGCTTGAAGGCCCCCATTCTCCTGATAGTCAATGCCGGCAAAACCACCCGCACCGTCGCGGCCTGGGTCCTCGGCTGCCAGAAGCTCGATCCCCAGGCCTACGTTGCGGGCGTGATCCTCAACCGGGTGAGCGGTGCGCGCCACGAGAGCGTGCTTCGGGACGCGATCGCGACGGAGTGCGGCTTACCCGTGCTTGGCGTTCTACCGACTGCAGCGGGCGACGCGTTACTCCCGGCGCGTCACCTGGGACTGGTGATGCCGGACGAGCATCCGCGGGCCGACGAGTTGAAAATGAACCTGATGAACCTCGCTCAGGGCCGGCTTGACCTCGACAGGATTCTCGCCCTGGCCGGAGAGGCTCCTACGCTCGAAAGCGCCGGAGCGATTTCCCCCGATCTACCCGACGCGCGCGGGATCAGGGTGGGATTCCTGATAGATTCAGCCCTCAGCTTCTACTACCCTGAGAACCTCGAGATCCTCGGACAGTCGGGAGCTGCACTCGTGCCCTGTTCTCCTTTGACGGCCACTGAGCTGCCTCATCCCCTAGACGCACTGTATATCGGCGGCGGCTTCCCGGAAACTCACGGCGCCTCACTTGCCGCAAATGCGGATTTTCTTGCAGCGCTGCGGCGGGCAGCCCTGGAAGGCTTGCCGATCTATGCCGAGTGTGGGGGCTTGATGCTCCTGTCCCAGGCTATCCGCTGGAACGAGGCGCGCTACCCCATGGCGGGGGTGTTTCCATTCGAGGTCGAGGTTTTTTCTGCCCCGCAGGGCCACGGATATGTCGAGCTGCTCGTGGATCAGCCCAATCCGTTTTTCCCTGACGGTATTGTTATCAGGGGGCATGAGTTCCACTATTCCCGCATCATCACGGAGAGCGCTGCTGTGACCACCGCATGCCGGGTAAGGCGCGGAACGGGTTGCGGGCAGGGGCGTGACGGATTGTTCCAGGGAAACGTGTGGGCCTCCTACACGCACCTTCATGCCCTTGGAACACCCGAGTGGGCGCCCGGCATGCTAACGGCCGCCAGGCAGTATCGACGTCGGCATTGA
- a CDS encoding ABC transporter ATP-binding protein, whose protein sequence is MESAIRCRDLRKRYKTRNGSVDAVNGLDLDVGQGECFGLLGPNGAGKTTTIEILEGLLDASSGEVSVLGRRWGEHDDELRQRLGISLQETRFPEKLTVYETLVLFRSFYRDGNDPAEVMKEVGLSEKQKSWVGKLSGGQRQRLAVACALVGNPELLFLDEPTTGLDPQSRRQLWEIIRRLGEQGRTTLLTTHYMDEAERLCGRVAVVDHGEIIALGSPAELIAGLGGDHVVEFALANGSVIAEAELASLPAVREVRKEAAGMALTVTEPHVTIPALLQILQHRGFDLIRLTTRHVSLEDVFVHLTGRRLRDEEISSS, encoded by the coding sequence ATGGAATCAGCCATCAGGTGCCGGGATCTGCGCAAGCGGTACAAAACGCGGAATGGCAGCGTCGACGCTGTCAACGGTCTGGATCTAGATGTCGGCCAGGGCGAATGTTTCGGACTTCTGGGCCCCAACGGAGCCGGCAAGACGACGACCATCGAGATCCTCGAGGGACTGCTCGATGCCAGCTCGGGCGAAGTCAGCGTGCTGGGCCGACGCTGGGGCGAACATGACGATGAGCTGCGCCAGCGCCTCGGCATTTCGCTTCAGGAAACCCGCTTTCCGGAGAAGCTGACGGTATACGAAACGCTGGTTCTGTTCCGGAGCTTCTACCGCGACGGCAACGATCCTGCGGAGGTCATGAAGGAGGTCGGGCTCAGCGAGAAACAGAAGTCCTGGGTGGGCAAGCTGTCCGGAGGTCAGCGCCAGCGCCTGGCTGTGGCTTGCGCGCTGGTCGGCAATCCGGAGCTGCTGTTCCTCGACGAGCCGACGACCGGCCTGGACCCACAGTCCCGGCGACAGCTGTGGGAGATCATTCGCAGGCTCGGAGAACAGGGCCGGACAACGCTTCTCACCACCCACTACATGGACGAAGCTGAGCGGCTGTGCGGCCGCGTGGCCGTAGTCGATCACGGCGAGATTATCGCGCTGGGTTCACCGGCCGAACTCATTGCCGGCCTGGGCGGCGACCATGTGGTCGAGTTTGCCCTCGCCAATGGATCGGTCATCGCCGAGGCAGAACTCGCGTCTCTGCCTGCGGTGCGCGAAGTGCGGAAAGAGGCGGCTGGCATGGCTTTGACCGTGACCGAGCCTCACGTCACCATCCCGGCGTTGCTGCAGATCCTGCAGCACCGTGGTTTCGACCTGATCCGGCTGACCACGCGCCACGTCAGCCTCGAGGACGTCTTTGTTCACCTGACCGGAAGACGGTTGCGCGATGAAGAAATATCATCCTCTTAG
- a CDS encoding ABC transporter permease yields MKKYHPLRELLLARVREFVREPEAIFWVYGFPLLLALGLGIAFRNQPAAKVYVDVQEGATAENIAQSLKKSPEMVVEIHAPAECRNRLRLGKSSLVVLPGDPTTFLFDPTRSESVLARQRVDDALQRAAGRQDAVATREEHLTQPGARYIDFLVPGLLGMNLMGSGMWGVGFVIVDMRVRKLLKRFVATPMKRADFLWSMIGARLVFMVPELVIVLGAGVLVFGILIRGSVLSILTLCFLGAVSFSGLGLLVASRAQRIETVSGLMNLVQLPMWLFSGIFFSSDRFPAVLQPFVRALPLTQLNNALRAVILEGASLPSQGWKLVILAAWGGISFFCALRWFRWNS; encoded by the coding sequence ATGAAGAAATATCATCCTCTTAGAGAACTGCTGCTGGCGCGGGTGCGCGAATTCGTCCGCGAACCGGAAGCCATCTTCTGGGTCTATGGATTCCCCCTGCTCCTGGCTCTGGGGCTGGGGATCGCATTCCGCAATCAGCCGGCAGCGAAGGTTTACGTGGATGTGCAGGAGGGCGCCACGGCGGAGAATATCGCCCAGAGCCTGAAAAAAAGCCCGGAGATGGTGGTTGAGATTCATGCTCCAGCCGAATGCCGCAACCGTCTGCGCCTGGGCAAGTCATCGCTGGTGGTGTTGCCGGGAGATCCGACCACATTCCTGTTCGATCCCACTCGGTCCGAGAGTGTTCTGGCACGGCAGCGTGTGGACGACGCGCTGCAGCGCGCCGCGGGACGCCAGGATGCGGTTGCCACCCGCGAGGAGCATCTGACGCAGCCGGGAGCGAGGTACATCGACTTTTTGGTGCCAGGTCTTCTGGGGATGAACCTCATGGGAAGCGGCATGTGGGGTGTCGGTTTCGTGATTGTCGACATGAGGGTGCGTAAGCTGCTGAAGCGGTTCGTGGCGACGCCCATGAAGCGGGCCGACTTCCTCTGGTCGATGATCGGTGCGCGCCTCGTGTTCATGGTTCCCGAGCTCGTGATCGTGTTGGGAGCCGGCGTGCTCGTCTTCGGCATCCTGATCCGCGGGAGCGTTCTCTCCATCCTGACCTTGTGTTTCCTGGGGGCGGTTTCGTTTTCCGGGCTTGGACTGCTGGTTGCGAGCCGTGCCCAGCGCATCGAGACCGTGTCGGGATTGATGAATCTGGTCCAGCTGCCGATGTGGTTGTTCTCGGGGATCTTTTTCTCCTCCGATAGATTTCCCGCGGTCCTCCAGCCCTTTGTGCGCGCCCTGCCGTTGACCCAGCTCAACAATGCGCTCCGGGCAGTGATCCTGGAAGGGGCTTCGCTTCCGTCCCAGGGCTGGAAACTGGTAATCCTGGCCGCCTGGGGCGGCATATCCTTTTTTTGCGCTCTCCGCTGGTTTCGGTGGAATTCCTGA
- a CDS encoding tetratricopeptide repeat protein, with translation MERIRTCAFDRSQQHTFLIGPRGIGKTHLISLIYYRLRAMADVRERMYLAWLREEEWEITTFLDLLLRILHALIAEIENDEVSAQRINALYNLPAEKAEIAATEILQELLQGRTLLILMENLDELLQGIGPDGRRHFDRFMRVNPHFLMLASSQSPLDDALLPGGTSFPGIRHFHQLEELTHEDAMRLLVKIANYRGDRKLSDFITTPRGLGRMRALKYLAGGNHRAYVIFSQFLTRDSLDELIEPLMRTIDDLTPYYQARMAWLSPQQRKIIAFICEWRHPMPVKEIARRCFMKPENATTHLEALRKIGHLHSFAVGADRYYELREPLMRLSIEVKKHRGKPVRLLVDFLRLWYSPAELRQRLASLPADAALERAYVQPALEVREEEGEHPRVPICCAEYKSAVEKSDFPRALRAAEELVALRGRPEDLSVLGFCLRSLGRHEEAVACYDKMIAFNPKDALAWMLRGSALSKLGRCEEALDSCDQAIELNPQEARAWSDRGAILLNTGHPDQALASFEKATQLDPDDSFAWIYRGISLSDLSCYEEASASFAKAAEIDPFDEMPYVYRCAALIELKHFEQALEHAERALEIAPDQPLAWAVRGTAQAALEHYRDALISTERAIELGEQSAFVFFKHAEILFAEDRWQEGSTALGEALNRFYRSDNPDAGNTTALIRILQRMLHDEKGLQLRIKVLILVYYKYGALAALAHALVECIPDLFSPVFQELTARRWLDLWRSLAGSRPEFRLPLRLLDSAVSYRQTRDLRVLMELPLEERVLLEPLLGVKVQATA, from the coding sequence ATGGAGCGGATCCGCACTTGCGCATTCGACCGCAGCCAGCAGCACACCTTCCTTATCGGCCCGAGGGGGATCGGAAAGACCCATCTGATTTCCTTGATCTACTACCGATTGCGTGCCATGGCGGATGTGCGCGAGCGGATGTACCTCGCCTGGTTGCGCGAGGAGGAATGGGAGATCACCACCTTCCTGGATCTGCTGTTGCGCATCCTTCACGCTTTGATTGCTGAAATTGAGAATGATGAAGTGTCGGCTCAGCGCATTAATGCACTGTACAATCTTCCGGCGGAAAAGGCGGAGATCGCCGCCACCGAAATCCTCCAAGAACTGTTGCAGGGGCGGACTCTGCTCATCCTGATGGAAAACCTGGATGAACTCTTGCAAGGGATAGGACCTGACGGGCGCCGGCATTTCGATCGCTTCATGCGGGTGAATCCTCACTTTCTGATGCTGGCCTCCAGTCAGAGTCCCTTGGATGATGCTCTGCTACCGGGCGGGACATCTTTCCCCGGCATCCGCCATTTTCACCAATTGGAGGAGCTTACGCATGAAGACGCTATGCGTCTGCTCGTGAAAATCGCTAACTACCGGGGAGACCGGAAGCTCTCCGACTTTATCACTACCCCTCGAGGGCTGGGGAGGATGCGCGCCTTAAAGTACCTGGCGGGAGGCAACCACCGTGCTTACGTCATCTTCTCGCAGTTTCTCACGCGCGACTCTCTTGACGAGTTGATTGAACCGCTCATGCGCACCATCGACGATCTGACGCCCTACTATCAGGCGCGCATGGCATGGCTTTCACCCCAGCAAAGGAAGATCATTGCCTTCATCTGCGAATGGCGTCACCCGATGCCCGTCAAGGAAATCGCACGGCGCTGTTTCATGAAACCGGAAAACGCTACCACGCATCTCGAGGCTCTGCGCAAGATCGGGCATCTCCACTCCTTCGCTGTGGGAGCGGACAGGTATTATGAGCTGCGCGAGCCGCTCATGAGGCTGTCGATCGAGGTCAAGAAGCACCGGGGCAAACCTGTGCGTCTGCTCGTCGACTTTCTCCGGTTGTGGTATTCCCCCGCAGAATTGCGGCAGCGATTGGCATCTCTTCCTGCCGATGCGGCACTGGAGCGGGCGTATGTCCAACCCGCGCTTGAGGTGCGCGAAGAGGAGGGCGAACATCCCCGCGTCCCCATTTGCTGTGCAGAATATAAGAGCGCCGTCGAAAAGAGCGACTTCCCGCGCGCCCTGCGGGCCGCGGAGGAACTGGTCGCTCTTCGAGGTCGCCCCGAGGATTTGTCGGTTCTCGGCTTTTGCCTGCGGAGCCTTGGACGCCACGAAGAGGCAGTGGCCTGCTATGACAAGATGATCGCATTCAATCCGAAGGATGCGTTGGCCTGGATGCTTCGCGGCTCAGCGCTGTCCAAGCTTGGCAGGTGCGAGGAAGCCCTGGACTCCTGCGACCAGGCTATTGAGCTGAATCCGCAGGAGGCAAGAGCCTGGAGCGACCGGGGCGCGATCCTTCTCAACACCGGGCATCCCGACCAGGCGCTGGCGTCTTTCGAGAAAGCCACCCAGCTCGATCCCGACGACTCATTCGCCTGGATCTACCGGGGCATATCCCTGTCGGACCTCAGTTGTTATGAGGAGGCATCCGCATCCTTTGCCAAGGCAGCAGAGATTGATCCGTTCGACGAGATGCCCTACGTTTACAGGTGCGCAGCTTTGATCGAGCTGAAGCACTTTGAGCAGGCGTTGGAGCATGCCGAACGTGCATTGGAAATTGCGCCGGACCAGCCTCTGGCGTGGGCCGTGCGCGGCACTGCTCAGGCAGCGCTGGAACACTATCGTGATGCTCTGATCTCAACGGAACGCGCAATCGAACTCGGCGAACAATCCGCCTTCGTGTTCTTCAAGCATGCCGAAATCCTCTTTGCCGAGGACAGGTGGCAGGAAGGCAGTACCGCCCTCGGGGAAGCGCTCAATCGCTTCTATCGCTCGGACAATCCCGATGCGGGAAACACGACTGCCCTGATCCGCATTTTGCAGCGCATGCTTCACGACGAAAAGGGACTGCAGTTGCGCATCAAAGTTCTGATTCTTGTCTACTATAAATATGGCGCCCTCGCCGCGTTGGCCCATGCCCTGGTGGAGTGCATCCCCGACCTGTTTTCACCCGTCTTTCAGGAGCTCACTGCCCGCCGCTGGCTCGACCTGTGGCGCAGCCTCGCAGGAAGCCGGCCGGAGTTCAGACTTCCCCTGCGCCTCCTCGATTCCGCCGTTTCTTATCGCCAGACCCGGGACCTTCGCGTCTTGATGGAACTCCCCCTCGAAGAGCGGGTCCTCCTGGAACCTCTGCTGGGCGTAAAGGTGCAGGCGACCGCGTAA
- a CDS encoding TonB family protein, producing MNKEKVRRMEMDGEHLNTQATDPKSRGTRAKAPDVDALVFQFLEELDAVSAVLEVPPERSDAAAVEPASQHGSLESAGGIPKLPGSRNTQEPESDDGGVFYADVDAELARTLDELQSRPKSNVIPLTIREATRFQPAGAPEPAPPPEAPASGAASVATAIPAEAADRKEVRSAPPATLAAKAVTAKVPEESPMRAAALPHLPPAVPAEAPPGEKVKLPPKAYIGDKPDVVARPGRSTAIISEVGRLHRAPRRAVVGFAAVTLIAACVFSYRYFFTKSDSSSQAKAPSSQTDVGSSVSPGTPLGGSSQTVGPQRTAADPGKTASDSMRLNAAGAATREASPASSQAARNAARPDPSAAQSAAARTKSASAKGDASGQPAAGAGNSHGTFPPVPTPPPATVDETRPATIAPPQSFATQGTLPKTTVEMPPARVSQVPIPERLPANVPVAPSGPPPSTEVKSAAEAPTVSPAPAATAPLPLSRVVPEYPPVAVKMRIMGRVELTVEVDEQGRVTKATAVRGPSLLRPAAEAAVMKWQFKPATLRGVSIKSETTITVDFKR from the coding sequence ATGAACAAGGAGAAGGTGCGCAGAATGGAAATGGACGGAGAACACCTGAACACACAGGCAACTGATCCCAAAAGCAGGGGGACGCGTGCCAAAGCACCGGATGTGGACGCGCTTGTTTTTCAATTCCTGGAAGAGCTGGACGCCGTCTCTGCCGTCTTGGAAGTACCGCCCGAACGATCGGATGCAGCTGCAGTCGAACCCGCATCTCAGCACGGCTCACTGGAAAGCGCCGGCGGCATCCCAAAGCTGCCGGGTTCCCGAAACACGCAGGAACCAGAGTCGGACGATGGTGGAGTTTTTTATGCCGATGTGGATGCGGAACTCGCGCGGACACTCGACGAACTCCAATCGCGACCGAAATCCAATGTCATCCCGCTTACGATACGTGAGGCCACGAGGTTCCAGCCTGCAGGTGCGCCCGAACCCGCGCCTCCACCGGAAGCGCCGGCATCGGGTGCGGCATCTGTCGCCACAGCCATTCCGGCCGAGGCTGCGGATCGCAAGGAGGTTCGATCCGCTCCCCCTGCCACGCTCGCTGCAAAAGCGGTCACTGCCAAAGTACCCGAAGAATCTCCGATGCGAGCAGCGGCGCTGCCGCATCTGCCGCCGGCAGTGCCGGCCGAAGCTCCGCCTGGAGAGAAGGTTAAACTTCCACCCAAGGCATACATTGGTGACAAGCCGGATGTCGTGGCAAGACCTGGCAGGTCCACTGCAATCATTTCGGAAGTGGGGCGCCTTCACAGGGCTCCGCGGCGGGCAGTTGTCGGCTTCGCGGCCGTGACCCTGATCGCGGCTTGCGTTTTTTCCTATCGCTATTTTTTCACGAAGAGCGACTCCTCGAGTCAGGCCAAAGCTCCGTCATCCCAAACGGATGTCGGATCGTCGGTATCGCCCGGAACGCCGCTGGGAGGGTCCTCGCAAACCGTCGGGCCCCAGAGGACTGCCGCCGACCCGGGAAAGACCGCAAGTGATTCGATGCGCCTGAACGCCGCGGGCGCGGCGACTCGTGAGGCATCTCCCGCGTCGTCCCAGGCGGCGCGCAACGCTGCTCGTCCGGATCCCTCCGCTGCTCAATCGGCAGCGGCTCGAACGAAATCGGCAAGTGCTAAAGGAGATGCGTCAGGACAACCGGCAGCCGGGGCAGGCAATTCCCACGGAACTTTCCCCCCTGTGCCGACACCTCCGCCGGCTACTGTTGATGAAACGCGCCCGGCGACGATTGCGCCGCCTCAGTCGTTCGCCACTCAGGGGACCCTACCCAAGACCACCGTTGAGATGCCGCCGGCACGGGTGTCTCAGGTGCCGATTCCCGAGCGGCTTCCCGCTAACGTGCCCGTCGCTCCGTCCGGCCCTCCGCCCAGCACCGAAGTGAAGTCCGCTGCTGAAGCCCCGACGGTAAGCCCTGCGCCCGCGGCAACGGCCCCGCTGCCGCTTTCCAGGGTAGTTCCGGAATATCCTCCGGTGGCCGTCAAGATGAGGATCATGGGCAGGGTGGAGCTTACGGTGGAAGTTGATGAGCAGGGGAGAGTGACCAAGGCAACTGCAGTGCGCGGCCCGTCACTCCTCCGTCCTGCTGCCGAAGCGGCCGTTATGAAATGGCAATTCAAGCCCGCGACGCTTCGGGGTGTGAGTATTAAGAGCGAGACAACCATAACGGTGGATTTCAAGCGCTAG
- the cobA gene encoding uroporphyrinogen-III C-methyltransferase, translated as MKPGKVYLVGAGPGSPELLTLKAADLLKRADVVVYDRLIQQEVLGLSRPSAECIYMGQPVGRHESRQEEIHALLVQKAREGKLVVRLKGGDPFLFGRGGEEVEFLAEHGVPFEVIPGVSAALAAPLAACISVTHRNAASSVAIVTGHEASVETSRIHWDALSKLDTLVFLMGVHNVRNISRSLIAHGRSPETPAAMIQMAFWPDQFVVTGTLANIADEVEHAAIKPPATLVVGEVVRLREKLCLAARSSAATK; from the coding sequence ATGAAGCCCGGCAAAGTGTACCTCGTGGGGGCGGGTCCCGGAAGTCCGGAGCTGTTGACCCTTAAAGCGGCTGACCTGTTGAAGAGAGCCGATGTTGTTGTCTATGACCGGCTTATCCAGCAGGAAGTGCTCGGTCTTTCCAGGCCTTCCGCCGAGTGCATTTACATGGGCCAGCCGGTTGGCAGGCATGAATCGCGGCAGGAAGAAATCCACGCCCTGCTCGTGCAAAAGGCTCGGGAAGGAAAGCTGGTGGTTCGGCTCAAGGGCGGAGACCCATTCCTGTTCGGACGCGGCGGCGAAGAGGTGGAGTTTCTTGCCGAGCACGGCGTACCGTTTGAGGTGATACCGGGCGTTTCCGCCGCCCTGGCCGCGCCTCTTGCAGCCTGCATCTCCGTGACGCACCGGAACGCGGCCTCATCCGTAGCGATCGTAACCGGCCACGAGGCCAGTGTGGAAACCAGCCGGATACACTGGGACGCACTCAGCAAGCTGGACACCCTCGTATTTCTCATGGGGGTGCACAACGTGCGCAATATCAGCCGGAGCTTGATCGCGCATGGCCGAAGCCCCGAAACGCCTGCAGCCATGATCCAGATGGCATTCTGGCCGGACCAGTTCGTAGTCACCGGGACACTGGCCAATATCGCCGACGAAGTCGAGCATGCCGCCATAAAGCCGCCCGCCACTCTGGTTGTGGGTGAAGTGGTGAGGCTTCGGGAGAAACTCTGCCTCGCCGCACGATCGTCGGCCGCCACGAAATGA